The Micromonospora sp. M71_S20 genome has a window encoding:
- the bioD gene encoding dethiobiotin synthase — protein sequence MTGPWRGPVLVTGTDTDVGKTVVTAAIAAAAQAAGLRVAVVKPAQTGTAGGEPGDVDAVNRLAAPLTGRTLASFPDPLAPLAAARVAELEPLALHTAVDAVREEADKHDLVLVEGAGGLLVPMGLRPEGKPWTVADLAVELGCPAVVVTRAGLGTLNHTALTLEALERRAVPAGVVVGAWPAAPELVHWANLTDLVPKLLGALPAGTGAMDPGVFRRSAPGWLTPTLYGVLDDWRAWAEEIS from the coding sequence ATGACGGGGCCGTGGCGTGGGCCGGTGCTGGTCACCGGCACCGACACCGACGTCGGCAAGACGGTGGTCACGGCGGCGATCGCGGCGGCAGCGCAGGCGGCCGGCCTGCGGGTCGCGGTGGTCAAACCCGCCCAGACGGGTACGGCCGGCGGCGAGCCGGGCGACGTCGACGCGGTCAACCGGCTGGCCGCCCCGCTGACCGGCCGGACCCTGGCAAGCTTCCCCGACCCGCTCGCCCCGCTGGCGGCGGCCCGGGTCGCCGAGCTGGAGCCGTTGGCGCTGCACACCGCCGTCGACGCGGTCCGCGAGGAGGCCGACAAGCACGACCTGGTGCTCGTCGAGGGCGCGGGCGGCCTGCTCGTACCGATGGGGCTGCGGCCGGAGGGCAAGCCCTGGACGGTGGCGGACCTGGCGGTGGAACTGGGCTGCCCGGCCGTCGTGGTGACCCGGGCCGGCCTGGGCACCCTGAACCACACCGCGCTGACGCTGGAGGCGCTGGAGCGCCGGGCGGTGCCGGCCGGCGTGGTGGTCGGCGCCTGGCCGGCCGCGCCGGAGCTGGTGCACTGGGCCAACCTGACCGACCTGGTGCCGAAGCTGCTGGGCGCCCTGCCGGCCGGCACCGGGGCGATGGATCCGGGGGTCTTCCGCCGGTCCGCGCCCGGCTGGCTCACCCCGACGCTGTACGGGGTACTCGACGACTGGCGCGCGTGGGCCGAGGAGATCAGCTGA
- a CDS encoding 8-amino-7-oxononanoate synthase, translating to MADWLAALDRRAALRAKAGLARRLRPRAAGDAVVDLAGNDYLGLATHPEVTAAAARALSAYGLGATGSRLVRGSTDAHHALEDALADWLGAERALVFSSGYLANLGAVRALVRPRTLLVSDAHNHASLIDGCRISGAETVVTPHADVAAVAAALAAAPGRPAVVVTESVFSVDGDLAPLARLHAVAREHGALLLVDDAHALGVTGPAGAGGVAAASLAGQPDVVVTATLSKALGGAGGVVAGPAEFVRHVIETGRTFIFDTALPPAVAAGVHAAVGLARAGDDLRAELAERAARVVRRLGAAGLAVSAPDGAVVSVTAPGPEAASAWAADCRDRGVAVGCFRPPSTPDGRSRLRLTIGAGTPRADFERALETIVECAP from the coding sequence GTGGCGGACTGGCTGGCGGCGCTCGACCGCCGCGCCGCACTGCGCGCGAAGGCGGGGCTGGCTCGCCGGCTGCGACCGCGGGCCGCCGGCGACGCCGTGGTCGACCTGGCCGGCAACGACTACCTCGGCCTGGCCACCCATCCCGAGGTCACCGCCGCGGCGGCGCGGGCGCTGTCGGCGTACGGGCTGGGGGCCACCGGGTCGCGCCTGGTACGCGGCTCCACCGACGCCCACCACGCGCTCGAGGACGCCCTCGCCGACTGGCTCGGCGCCGAACGGGCACTCGTCTTCTCCTCCGGCTACCTGGCCAACCTCGGGGCGGTCCGGGCGCTGGTGCGACCCCGTACGCTGCTCGTCTCCGACGCCCACAACCACGCGTCCCTGATCGACGGCTGCCGGATCTCCGGCGCGGAGACCGTGGTGACCCCGCACGCCGACGTCGCGGCGGTCGCCGCCGCGCTCGCCGCCGCGCCCGGCCGGCCGGCGGTGGTCGTCACCGAGTCGGTCTTCTCCGTCGACGGCGATCTCGCCCCGCTGGCCAGGTTGCACGCCGTGGCCCGGGAGCACGGCGCGCTGCTGCTGGTCGACGACGCGCACGCCCTCGGGGTGACCGGCCCGGCCGGCGCCGGGGGTGTCGCCGCCGCCAGCCTCGCCGGCCAGCCCGACGTGGTCGTCACCGCCACCCTCTCCAAGGCCCTCGGCGGCGCGGGCGGGGTGGTGGCGGGGCCTGCGGAGTTCGTCCGGCACGTGATCGAGACCGGCCGGACCTTCATCTTCGACACCGCGCTGCCGCCGGCCGTGGCCGCCGGTGTGCACGCCGCCGTCGGGCTGGCCCGCGCCGGCGACGACCTGCGCGCGGAACTGGCCGAGCGGGCCGCCCGGGTCGTGCGCCGGCTGGGCGCCGCCGGGCTGGCGGTCTCCGCCCCCGACGGCGCGGTCGTCTCGGTCACCGCCCCCGGTCCCGAGGCGGCGAGCGCCTGGGCGGCCGACTGCCGCGACCGGGGAGTCGCCGTCGGCTGCTTCCGGCCCCCGTCCACGCCGGACGGCCGGTCCCGCCTGCGGCTGACCATCGGCGCCGGCACCCCCCGGGCGGACTTCGAGCGGGCCTTGGAGACCATCGTGGAGTGTGCCCCGTGA
- the bioB gene encoding biotin synthase BioB has protein sequence MPEILDQARTQVLENGVGLDEAGALAVLNLPDEQLPAALQLAHEVRMRWCGPEVEVEGIVSLKTGGCPEDCHFCSQSGLFTSPVRSVWLDIPSLVEAAKQTAATGATEFCIVAAVRGPDARLMKQMREGVAAIKAEVDIQVAASLGMLSQEQVDELVDMGVHRYNHNLETCRSYFPNVVTTHSWEERWETLRMVRESGMEVCCGGILGLGETVEQRAEFAAQLAELDPHEVPLNFLNPRPGTPLGDRPVVEGKDALRAIAAFRLAMPRTILRYAGGREITLGDLGTRDGLLGGINAVIVGNYLTTLGRPATADLELLDDLKMPVKALSATL, from the coding sequence ATGCCAGAGATCCTCGACCAGGCCCGAACCCAGGTGCTGGAGAACGGCGTCGGTCTCGACGAGGCCGGCGCCCTCGCCGTGCTGAACCTGCCCGACGAGCAGCTGCCCGCCGCCCTCCAGCTCGCCCACGAGGTGCGGATGCGGTGGTGCGGGCCCGAGGTGGAGGTCGAGGGGATCGTCTCGCTGAAGACCGGCGGGTGCCCGGAGGACTGCCACTTCTGCTCGCAGTCGGGCCTGTTCACCTCCCCGGTCCGGTCGGTCTGGCTGGACATCCCCTCGCTGGTCGAGGCGGCGAAGCAGACCGCGGCGACCGGGGCGACGGAGTTCTGCATCGTGGCGGCCGTGCGCGGCCCGGACGCCCGGCTGATGAAGCAGATGCGCGAGGGCGTCGCCGCGATCAAGGCCGAGGTCGACATCCAGGTGGCCGCGTCGCTGGGCATGCTCAGCCAGGAGCAGGTCGACGAGCTGGTCGACATGGGCGTGCACCGCTACAACCACAACCTGGAGACCTGCCGCTCCTACTTCCCCAACGTGGTCACCACCCACTCGTGGGAGGAGCGCTGGGAGACCCTGCGGATGGTCCGCGAGTCCGGCATGGAGGTCTGCTGCGGCGGCATCCTCGGCCTCGGCGAGACGGTGGAGCAGCGGGCCGAGTTCGCCGCGCAGCTCGCCGAGCTGGACCCGCACGAGGTCCCGCTGAACTTCCTCAACCCCCGCCCCGGCACCCCGCTGGGCGACCGGCCGGTCGTCGAGGGCAAGGACGCGCTGCGCGCCATCGCCGCCTTCCGGCTGGCCATGCCGCGCACCATCCTGCGGTACGCGGGCGGCCGGGAGATCACCCTCGGTGACCTGGGCACCCGCGACGGCCTGCTCGGCGGCATCAACGCGGTCATCGTCGGCAACTACCTGACCACCCTGGGTCGGCCGGCGACCGCCGACCTGGAGCTGCTCGACGACCTGAAGATGCCCGTCAAGGCGCTCTCCGCGACGCTGTGA
- a CDS encoding GNAT family N-acetyltransferase, producing MLRGRTVTLRPAGAEDVPALAAIRADPEVRRWWRGGDDLAAAVRADLDDEALSVYAIEHDGRVVGAIQWYAEDDPDYRHASMDLFLDPAVRGAGLGGDAIRTLVRHLIDEHGHHRFTIDPAAANTAAVRAYAKVGFRPVGVLRRYERGEDGRWHDGLLMDLLADELAD from the coding sequence ATGCTGCGCGGCCGGACGGTGACCCTGCGGCCGGCGGGCGCCGAGGACGTGCCGGCGCTCGCCGCGATCCGGGCCGACCCGGAGGTCCGGCGCTGGTGGCGCGGCGGCGACGACCTCGCCGCCGCCGTCCGGGCCGACCTCGACGACGAGGCCCTGTCGGTGTACGCGATCGAACACGACGGCCGGGTCGTCGGCGCGATCCAGTGGTACGCCGAGGACGACCCCGACTACCGGCACGCCAGCATGGACCTCTTCCTCGACCCGGCCGTGCGCGGCGCCGGGCTCGGCGGGGACGCGATCCGCACCCTGGTCCGGCACCTGATCGACGAGCACGGCCACCACCGCTTCACCATCGATCCGGCGGCGGCGAACACGGCGGCCGTCCGGGCGTACGCGAAGGTCGGCTTCCGCCCCGTCGGCGTGCTGCGCCGCTACGAACGCGGCGAGGACGGGCGCTGGCACGACGGGCTGCTGATGGACCTGCTCGCCGACGAACTGGCCGACTGA
- a CDS encoding DUF488 family protein: protein MTLLTVGHGAADRERLGELLTGAGVALVVDVRRFPASRTNPDVRREELARWLPAAGVDYRWEQRLGGRRHTPAGVEEPDGWWTVAAFRAYAAYTRTADFRAALDAVLADAAARTTAVMCSESVWWRCHRRLIADVAVLGRGVPASHLMPDGRLTPHRPADGARRLADGDLVWDG from the coding sequence GTGACACTGCTGACGGTGGGGCACGGGGCGGCGGACCGGGAACGGCTGGGCGAGCTACTGACGGGTGCCGGGGTCGCGCTCGTCGTGGACGTGCGGCGGTTCCCGGCAAGCCGGACCAACCCCGACGTACGCCGGGAGGAACTGGCCCGCTGGCTGCCGGCGGCCGGCGTGGACTACCGCTGGGAGCAGCGCCTCGGCGGCCGACGGCACACCCCGGCCGGGGTCGAGGAGCCGGACGGCTGGTGGACCGTCGCCGCCTTCCGGGCGTACGCGGCGTACACCCGTACCGCCGACTTCCGGGCGGCGCTGGACGCGGTGCTGGCCGACGCGGCGGCCCGGACCACGGCGGTGATGTGCAGCGAGAGCGTCTGGTGGCGCTGCCACCGGCGGCTGATCGCCGACGTCGCCGTGCTGGGGCGCGGTGTGCCGGCGTCCCACCTGATGCCCGACGGCCGGCTCACCCCGCACCGCCCCGCCGACGGCGCCCGCCGGCTGGCCGACGGCGACCTCGTCTGGGACGGGTGA
- a CDS encoding endonuclease domain-containing protein: MPRFPDGYRPREAETARDLRAGRRESGPAARVVRVCPDLPADEADALDWLAFEQAGVVTTAQVTRSLTGGTVRGRVRSGRWRSICRGVVLLGNGRLTRDQQLWVAVLAAGPGAVLAGPTAAAEAGVRGLRSEPLHVLVPAHRRAGRTVLGRLPVDMPAVVVHRASKLPPEHLQLARPPRTTTARALVDAAGWARTVDQAQAALAAGCQQRRVTPEELSAVLDALPRAPRRALVRQTVADIAGGAEALSEIDFVRLCRRHGLPAPRLQQRRADASGRTRWLDAYWREWGLHVEIDGAHHMDVRHWAADMRRQNDVWTSGDRILRFPAWLVRARPDEVAASVRRALTAAGWRAGK; this comes from the coding sequence ATGCCCCGATTCCCGGACGGCTACCGCCCGCGCGAGGCGGAGACCGCCCGGGATCTCCGCGCGGGGCGGCGGGAGTCGGGGCCGGCGGCGAGGGTGGTACGGGTGTGCCCCGACCTCCCGGCCGACGAGGCCGACGCCCTCGACTGGCTGGCGTTCGAACAGGCCGGCGTCGTCACCACCGCCCAGGTGACCCGGTCGCTGACCGGGGGCACCGTACGCGGACGCGTGCGCTCCGGGCGCTGGCGCTCGATCTGCCGGGGCGTCGTGCTGCTGGGCAACGGCCGGCTCACTCGGGACCAGCAGTTGTGGGTGGCGGTGCTCGCCGCGGGTCCCGGGGCCGTACTGGCCGGTCCGACGGCCGCCGCCGAGGCGGGCGTACGCGGGTTGCGGAGTGAGCCGTTGCACGTGCTCGTGCCGGCACACCGGCGGGCGGGCCGCACCGTGCTGGGCCGGCTGCCCGTCGACATGCCGGCGGTCGTCGTGCACCGCGCGTCGAAGCTGCCGCCGGAGCACCTTCAGCTCGCCCGCCCGCCGCGCACCACCACCGCCCGGGCACTGGTGGACGCGGCCGGCTGGGCCCGCACGGTCGACCAGGCGCAGGCGGCGCTGGCGGCCGGCTGTCAGCAGCGACGGGTCACGCCGGAGGAGTTGTCGGCGGTGCTGGACGCCCTGCCCCGGGCCCCTCGGCGGGCGCTGGTCCGGCAGACCGTGGCCGACATCGCCGGCGGTGCCGAAGCGCTCTCGGAGATCGACTTCGTCCGACTCTGCCGCCGCCACGGCCTGCCCGCGCCCCGCCTCCAGCAGCGACGCGCCGACGCCTCCGGGCGGACGCGGTGGCTCGACGCGTACTGGCGGGAATGGGGGTTGCACGTCGAGATCGACGGGGCGCACCACATGGACGTCCGGCACTGGGCGGCCGACATGCGGCGCCAGAACGACGTCTGGACCTCGGGCGACCGCATCCTGCGCTTCCCGGCGTGGCTGGTCCGCGCCCGCCCCGACGAGGTCGCCGCCTCCGTCCGCCGCGCCCTGACGGCCGCCGGCTGGCGAGCCGGAAAGTGA
- a CDS encoding glycoside hydrolase family 9 protein — translation MRHPRRPRRPGEQPWLPRLLAAGTALAAGLALAVTAPVPASAAAPAGGATRTAPGPATKPAAAGAFNYAEALQKSLYFYEAQQSGPLPDWNRVSWRGDSALTDGADVGLDLTGGWYDAGDHVKFGFPMAFSATMLAWGAVEYRAGYVASGQLPHLLNNLRFVNDYFIRAHPAPNVLYGQVGKGDDDHKWWGPAEVMPMARPAYKIDASCGGADLAGETAAAMAASSMVFRPTDAAYADRLLGHAKQLHTFADTVRKSYHECITDATSFYRSWSGWQDELVWSAIWLHRATGDAAYLAKAESEYDKLGTENQSTTRSYKWTIAWDNKQFGAYVLLANLTGKQKYVDDANRWLDYWTVGVNGQRVPYSPGGMAVLDSWGALRYAANTAFAALVYSDKTTDATRKARYHDFAVRQIDYALGDNPRASSYVIGFGANSPKNPHHRTAHGSWWDSQTVPVETRHTLYGALVGGPSAANDAYTDNRSDYVMNEVATDYNAGFSSALARLTQEYGGTPLAGFPRAETPDIDELTVETTVMQAEPRATGLKAIVYNKSAFPARALTDGRFRYYFRPDGTGPVTVTPGYTQGCPSPSSAKQFSGDVWYVEVDCTGHTIAPAGQSQHRMEVQFKIGVPEGGTWDPTNDPSYQPAAGPNRKVTLHSGATRVWGEEPAPATPDTTAPTVPGTPVTSAVTATGLTLTWPASTDAGGSGLAGYEVTQAQVGSDALVLLNAATNSLAVTGLLPERTYRFTVRARDGAGNRSAASPVAEVTTPVAPAPDTVAPTRPGTPTASAVTATGLTLNWAASTDNVGVTGYRVYREAGATDALVGSPTGTTLAVTGLTAATAYQFFVVAVDAAGNASAASAPVAVTTADPPASGGCAVAWTTSTWDSGFTANVTVTNTGTTTIDGWTLAFAFPSAGQKVGQGWSATWTQTGTAVTATNISYNGRLAPGASTSFGFNGTHTGSNPKPTAFTLNGTPCTVS, via the coding sequence ATGCGTCACCCGAGACGTCCGCGCCGGCCGGGCGAGCAGCCCTGGCTGCCCCGCCTGCTGGCCGCCGGCACCGCCCTCGCCGCCGGCCTCGCCCTCGCCGTCACCGCCCCGGTGCCCGCCTCCGCCGCGGCGCCCGCCGGGGGCGCCACGCGGACCGCGCCCGGCCCCGCCACGAAGCCCGCCGCCGCCGGCGCGTTCAACTACGCCGAGGCGTTGCAGAAGTCGCTCTACTTCTACGAGGCGCAGCAGTCCGGCCCGCTGCCGGACTGGAACCGGGTCTCCTGGCGCGGCGACTCCGCGCTCACCGACGGCGCCGACGTCGGGCTCGACCTCACCGGCGGCTGGTACGACGCCGGCGACCACGTCAAGTTCGGCTTCCCGATGGCGTTCAGCGCCACCATGCTCGCCTGGGGCGCCGTCGAGTACCGCGCCGGCTACGTCGCCTCCGGCCAACTGCCCCACCTGCTCAACAACCTGCGCTTCGTCAACGACTACTTCATCCGGGCGCACCCGGCCCCCAACGTCCTCTACGGCCAGGTCGGCAAGGGCGACGACGACCACAAGTGGTGGGGTCCGGCCGAGGTGATGCCGATGGCGCGGCCCGCGTACAAGATCGACGCGAGCTGCGGCGGCGCGGACCTGGCCGGTGAGACGGCGGCGGCGATGGCCGCGTCGTCGATGGTCTTCCGGCCCACCGACGCCGCCTACGCCGACCGGCTGCTCGGGCACGCGAAGCAGCTGCACACCTTCGCCGACACGGTGCGCAAGAGCTACCACGAGTGCATCACCGACGCGACCAGCTTCTACCGATCCTGGAGCGGCTGGCAGGACGAGCTGGTCTGGTCCGCGATCTGGCTGCACCGCGCCACCGGCGACGCCGCCTACCTCGCGAAGGCCGAGAGCGAGTACGACAAGCTCGGCACCGAGAACCAGAGCACCACGCGGTCCTACAAGTGGACCATCGCCTGGGACAACAAGCAGTTCGGGGCGTACGTGCTGCTGGCCAACCTGACCGGCAAGCAGAAGTACGTCGACGACGCCAACCGCTGGCTCGACTACTGGACCGTCGGCGTCAACGGGCAGCGGGTGCCGTACTCGCCCGGCGGGATGGCCGTGCTCGACTCGTGGGGGGCGCTGCGCTACGCCGCGAACACCGCCTTCGCCGCCCTCGTCTACAGCGACAAGACCACCGACGCCACCCGCAAGGCCCGCTACCACGACTTCGCCGTCCGGCAGATCGACTACGCACTCGGCGACAACCCGCGCGCCTCCAGCTACGTCATCGGCTTCGGGGCCAACTCCCCGAAGAACCCGCACCACCGCACCGCGCACGGCTCCTGGTGGGACAGCCAGACGGTGCCCGTCGAGACGCGGCACACCCTCTACGGCGCGCTGGTCGGCGGCCCGTCGGCGGCCAACGACGCGTACACCGACAACCGGTCGGACTACGTGATGAACGAGGTCGCCACCGACTACAACGCCGGCTTCAGCTCCGCGCTGGCCCGGCTCACCCAGGAGTACGGCGGCACCCCGCTCGCCGGCTTCCCCCGCGCCGAGACGCCGGACATCGACGAGCTGACCGTGGAGACCACGGTGATGCAGGCCGAGCCGCGCGCCACCGGCCTCAAGGCCATCGTCTACAACAAGTCCGCGTTCCCGGCCCGCGCCCTGACCGACGGGAGGTTCCGCTACTACTTCCGCCCCGACGGCACCGGCCCGGTCACCGTCACCCCCGGCTACACCCAGGGCTGCCCGTCGCCGTCCAGCGCCAAGCAGTTCTCCGGCGACGTCTGGTACGTCGAGGTGGACTGCACCGGGCACACCATCGCGCCCGCCGGGCAGTCGCAGCACCGGATGGAGGTGCAGTTCAAGATCGGCGTGCCCGAGGGCGGCACCTGGGACCCGACCAACGACCCGTCGTACCAGCCGGCGGCGGGGCCGAACCGGAAGGTCACGCTCCACTCCGGCGCCACCCGCGTCTGGGGCGAGGAGCCCGCGCCGGCCACCCCGGACACCACGGCGCCGACCGTGCCCGGCACCCCCGTCACCTCGGCGGTCACCGCGACCGGGCTGACGCTGACCTGGCCCGCCTCCACCGACGCAGGCGGCAGCGGGCTGGCCGGCTACGAGGTCACCCAGGCGCAGGTGGGCAGCGACGCGCTCGTCCTGCTCAACGCCGCCACCAACTCCCTGGCCGTGACCGGGCTGCTGCCCGAGCGCACGTACCGGTTCACGGTGCGGGCGCGCGACGGCGCCGGCAACCGCTCTGCCGCCTCACCCGTGGCCGAGGTGACCACGCCCGTCGCGCCGGCCCCCGACACCGTCGCGCCGACCCGCCCCGGCACGCCGACCGCCTCGGCGGTCACCGCCACCGGGCTCACGCTGAACTGGGCCGCGTCGACCGACAACGTCGGCGTCACCGGCTACCGCGTCTACCGCGAGGCCGGCGCGACCGACGCGCTGGTCGGCTCGCCCACCGGCACCACGCTGGCGGTGACCGGGCTGACCGCCGCCACCGCGTACCAGTTCTTCGTGGTGGCCGTGGACGCGGCCGGCAACGCCTCGGCGGCGTCCGCGCCGGTCGCGGTCACCACCGCCGACCCGCCCGCGTCCGGCGGCTGCGCCGTGGCCTGGACGACCAGCACCTGGGACAGCGGCTTCACCGCGAACGTCACCGTCACCAACACCGGCACGACCACCATCGACGGCTGGACGCTCGCCTTCGCCTTCCCCAGCGCCGGCCAAAAGGTCGGCCAGGGCTGGTCGGCGACCTGGACCCAGACCGGCACCGCGGTCACCGCCACCAACATCTCCTACAACGGCCGGCTCGCGCCGGGGGCGTCGACGAGCTTCGGCTTCAACGGCACCCACACCGGCTCGAACCCGAAACCCACGGCATTCACCCTCAACGGCACCCCCTGCACGGTCTCCTGA
- a CDS encoding aldehyde dehydrogenase family protein, producing MALRLADGTAWSDTLARAVAAVPEAFGSPVDGVTTLHNLVRGDWHAVGSPSPVRTPVDNTVLVNLARLDAESARAAVAHAAAAHRVWADTPLADRKARVTDALDALTAHRDLLALLLVWEIGKPWRLACADVDRALDGVRWYVDEIDRMLADGREPLPGPVSNIASWNYPMSVLVHAELVQLLAGNAVIAKTPSQGGAVCLTVAHALMRRAGLPATLVSGGGEELSEVLVRAPEIGAVAFVGGRSNGGKVAAALLDSDKRHFIEQEGLNAWGIWDFSQWDLLAGHLKKGFEYGKQRCTAYPRFVVQRDLVDEFLDMYLPVVRSVRFGHPLAVGDDWTAGDPLPELDFGPLISAAKADELRRKVDEAVRGGAVPLHRGKLHGAPFLDGQDTSAYVAPSVLLAPPGRSRLMHAEPFGPVDTIVVVDTTDELLAAMNASNGALVASLACDDEELAGKLAVDLQAFKVGINKPRSRGDRDEPFGGRGASWKGAFVGGDLLVQAVTQGGDGRLYGNFPDYSSYPTT from the coding sequence ATGGCTCTACGACTCGCCGACGGCACCGCCTGGTCCGACACCCTCGCCCGCGCGGTGGCCGCCGTGCCCGAGGCGTTCGGTTCCCCGGTCGACGGTGTCACCACGCTGCACAACCTCGTACGCGGCGACTGGCACGCCGTGGGCTCGCCCAGCCCCGTCCGCACCCCGGTGGACAACACCGTGCTGGTCAACCTGGCCCGCCTCGACGCGGAGTCCGCCCGCGCCGCGGTCGCGCACGCCGCCGCCGCGCACCGGGTCTGGGCCGACACCCCGCTCGCCGACCGCAAGGCCCGGGTCACCGACGCCCTGGACGCGCTCACCGCCCACCGCGACCTGCTCGCCCTGCTGCTGGTCTGGGAGATCGGCAAGCCGTGGCGGCTGGCCTGCGCCGACGTGGACCGGGCGCTCGACGGCGTCCGGTGGTACGTCGACGAGATCGACCGGATGCTCGCCGACGGCCGGGAGCCGCTGCCGGGACCGGTCAGCAACATCGCGTCGTGGAACTACCCGATGAGCGTGCTCGTGCACGCCGAGCTGGTGCAGCTGCTCGCCGGCAACGCGGTCATCGCGAAGACCCCGTCGCAGGGCGGGGCGGTCTGCCTCACCGTCGCGCACGCGCTGATGCGCCGGGCCGGGCTGCCCGCCACCCTGGTCTCCGGCGGCGGCGAGGAGCTGTCCGAGGTGCTGGTGCGGGCGCCGGAGATCGGCGCCGTCGCGTTCGTCGGCGGGCGCTCCAACGGCGGCAAGGTCGCCGCCGCGCTGCTCGACTCGGACAAGCGGCACTTCATCGAGCAGGAGGGCCTCAACGCGTGGGGCATCTGGGACTTCTCCCAGTGGGACCTGCTCGCCGGGCACCTGAAGAAGGGCTTCGAGTACGGCAAGCAGCGCTGCACCGCGTACCCGCGCTTCGTGGTCCAGCGGGACCTCGTCGACGAGTTCCTCGACATGTACCTGCCGGTGGTGCGCTCCGTCCGGTTCGGACACCCGCTCGCCGTCGGCGACGACTGGACCGCCGGTGACCCGCTGCCCGAGCTGGACTTCGGCCCGCTCATCAGCGCCGCCAAGGCCGACGAGCTGCGCCGCAAGGTCGACGAGGCGGTACGCGGCGGCGCCGTGCCGCTGCACCGGGGCAAGCTGCACGGCGCGCCGTTCCTCGACGGGCAGGACACCTCCGCGTACGTGGCCCCGTCGGTGCTGCTGGCCCCGCCCGGCCGGTCCCGGCTGATGCACGCCGAGCCGTTCGGCCCGGTCGACACCATCGTCGTGGTCGACACCACCGACGAGCTGCTGGCCGCGATGAACGCCTCGAACGGCGCGCTGGTCGCCTCGCTGGCCTGCGACGACGAGGAGCTGGCCGGCAAGCTCGCGGTTGACCTCCAGGCGTTCAAGGTGGGCATCAACAAGCCGCGCTCGCGGGGCGACCGCGACGAGCCGTTCGGTGGCCGGGGCGCGTCCTGGAAGGGCGCCTTCGTCGGCGGCGACCTGCTGGTGCAGGCGGTCACCCAGGGCGGCGACGGCCGGCTCTACGGCAACTTCCCCGACTACAGCAGCTACCCGACCACCTGA
- a CDS encoding VOC family protein, which translates to MSIIAQLSLGESDPQRAAAFWSAALGYHRRPPRYAGDDWIVLEPPPGVPGTAIAMDVSESPAEEFPRIHLDIDAGDRDLDEEAARLVALGARPVDWRHYPTDPHPAEPPYVVLADPEGNRFCVQGTRAPAT; encoded by the coding sequence ATGTCGATCATCGCGCAACTCTCACTGGGAGAGTCCGACCCGCAGCGGGCGGCGGCCTTCTGGTCAGCCGCGCTGGGCTACCACCGCCGCCCGCCCCGGTACGCCGGCGATGACTGGATCGTGCTGGAGCCGCCGCCCGGTGTGCCGGGCACGGCCATCGCCATGGACGTCAGCGAGAGCCCGGCCGAGGAGTTCCCCCGGATCCACCTGGACATCGACGCTGGCGACCGGGACCTCGACGAGGAGGCGGCGCGGCTCGTGGCGCTGGGCGCGCGCCCGGTCGACTGGCGGCACTACCCGACCGACCCGCACCCGGCCGAGCCGCCGTACGTGGTGCTCGCCGACCCGGAGGGCAACCGATTCTGCGTGCAGGGGACGCGAGCACCCGCGACGTGA